Genomic window (Lycium barbarum isolate Lr01 chromosome 2, ASM1917538v2, whole genome shotgun sequence):
agaaaaaaaaaactaaaaagagCAGAATAAAACGGTGTGGGAAAAATTAGGGGCTTGGGGAGTAGTCTTctggagaaaagaaagaaaatcgTATAGAGATAAAGAAAATTTAAAATgaaaaggaaataaagaaaattaaTTCCCATCCAATTAAATGATGACACGCATATAGTTTGAATTAGTGTTTGGATTGTTTTTCCTCTTCACGTGCTTTTGAGAAGTTGATGGTAATTTTTTGCCATGACACCCTAATTAAATTTACTTCAAACAAGAATGGGCAATTCGcaaaattgcccttcttttggggtggtctttaaattttgcccctcatatttgaaatctttaaattttgcccttcgactAAAATCCATGGGTTTCAAGTTCGAATCCCCATtcagtcaaaatttaaaaaaaacaatAGCAAGACAgcgtttaaattttgctatgcccccaccggcatacacttgttaaggaataatcaaagttatgccagacccggcatacttatgccttatgggtagacttggcataagtatgccggattcggcataactttggtaattccttcacaagtttatgccgggtccggcatacttatggacaaacttttagttaagccttaactaaaagttttttcctagttatgccttatgtttaaggcataactaaaagtatgccccataagacataacttttccttaagacatagacatTGTCTTAGAAGACAAatatttagttatgccttaaggaaaaattcctcCTTATGtggcacaactaaaagtatgccccataaggcataattagaaaaagacttttagttaaggcttaactaaaagtttgccataagtatgcccccaccggtataaacttgttaaggaattaccaaagttatgccggaccaggcatacttatgccaagtctgcccataagacatgagtatgccgggtccgacataaatttggtaattccttaacaagtgtatgccgggtccggcatacacgcgacccaaaccttgccttgcaatttttttttttttaatttatgcttgagcggggattcgaacccagaacctcatgatttctgcgtgaacgcacagggttgcaatgcgaagggcaaaaattaaagaccagcaatatgagaggcataatttaaagaccacaaatataagggacaaaatttaaagaccaccccaaaagaagggcaatccgcgcaaaaaaatgaacaaGAATGGGGTAAAAAAAAACCCGTAAAGTTAAATTGCTAAAGTAAATTTTGGAGATAACATAAAAGTAGAATTTATGTATGTTTCCTATTATTTTATAACATTGTATGGTACATGACTTGATATACATGCAAGTGTCaagaaactaattttttttttaaaatataagagAAAATAAATCAAAACCCTCCTGAATTTGTCACTTTTTATTAAAAAGACTCCCTAAATTTTGCGAGAGTCCTATTTCTCATTCAAGTTCATTTTCCACCACAACTTTTTGCTACCTATGACCAAGATACTTTTTTTTATGAGTCATCTTGTACCTTAACTATAATACCCCTTTTGTTTGTTCAGTTATTCTTCATTGTTAAGTTTTCATTTGTTTCTTCAAACTTTTTTAGTACTCTCCCACTAGTGGAATATGCCCAAAAAAAATTCTTGTTTTTAAGTCGATGAGAGAATTCGTCAAAcattttatttcttaaaatataAGATTTAACTAGATTTTCTAAAAGTTAAACTTATACGGAAGTAATTTTTGTATTATCTATGTAATTCCATTTTAATGTGGAAAGAATATATCATTTAATGTGAACAAAATatgatatttaaaaatatttgaatttGAATAGAAAGATAAAACTACTTAAATATTAATTTATTAGATTGAGATAAAAGGATCTTAGATTTAAAAAAGTGGCTAAATAGAAAGAATAGTTTAATTCCTGTGGCGCTTTTTAATTGGGTCATATTTGATTGAGTATAAAATATGAGTTTGGTTAAAtgagtttgatgagttaaataaatatattattcAAAAAAGTAGCTTTAATGACATTGCATGCCAACTAGCAAAGAAAAAAACTTTTGAGGTATTTAGTctattttgaggaaaatagtgATAGTTGAGTGACTGTGTTGTCCtaaaaaataaaagtgatatttgaAAGCAATTTTCGAAACTTAAGTGATCATTCAGGGAATTAATTCTATTAGAGATTAAGAAGAGAGACATTTAGAAAAAGTACAAAAAGAAAATTGAATCAAGACTCAAACAATTGTAAGCAGATTGAGGTAGCAACATATATGCAATAGTAACTAATGAGTTGATAACTTTAAAAATGTTTAGTCGGGTGcggatttaaaattttaaatttatattgtacatattaaataaattttaaaaaaaaaaaaaaatttgtaccAAAACTTCTGATAATGGCCTATTTTTAGTACATAAATTCATAAACTAGCTAGTACTATAATTTATTTAATTCCCTGTTAAATAATGTATATTTGCTTGGTAACGAAGGGAAGAGGAGATGTGAAGCCAGTACATGCAATTGCAAATGGAGAGTATATAGTCAGCAACCTTAATTAGGTCCCCCACATTTTTGTGGCTGCTAATTTAGATTATATCATTAATTTCAACTTCCATCCGATTCGAGTTCCTACTTTATTCCTTCCATTTAACAAATTTTTTCTTCATACTATAATTAAAACTATTCTCTTTTCCTCCTCTCTTCTCTTAACATAGAATTCATTTTTCTGCAAGAGTATCAACCATGGGTGGTGAAAAGACTAGGAAGGTATGTTCTTGATTCTTCCATATACAACTCTCTGGTCTAATTCGTGAGAAAATACTAAATATTTGAAAAAGATTTCGATAGAGATATATCATAAATAGATGACGGTTGATAAAGATTGCATATATGATTGATCATATAGTCGTGCCTACAtgtttcttttgttcttaacTTCTTAAACAATTGTTTTTTCTTCCTATGTCTTTTCTCTTACACACCAAAAACTAGATCATCCTTGCATAATATTGTTGAGGAAATCTTTCTATAAGAGCTTTGATTCATAATGGTCTGCTTATAATTACTTGATCAGTACTAATTAATAACCTCACTTTACTTTAATTTATCGTTTAATATAACAGCCCACGATTATGGTGCTCAAGGTTGATCTTCAATGTTGCAGCTGCTACAAGAAGGTTAAAACAATTCTCTGTAAATTCCCTCGTAAGTCTCTATTCATGAAGGAAAGTACAAGATCAAGAATTGTATTATTATGGAGAAgaattaatttgatttttttttttttttgtgatataAATTTTTTTGGGGCAACAGAAATTAGAGACCAAGTATATGATGAGAAGGCCAATACAGTTACAATCACTGTGGTATGTTGCAATCCTGAGAAACTTCGCGACAAATTGTGTTGTAAAGGATGTGGATTGATCAAGAGCATTGAAATCAAAGAGCCCGAAAAGCCCAAACAGCTCGAAAAGCCAAATGAGCCCGAAAAGCCCAAGGAGCCCGAAAAGCCCAAAGAGCCCGAAAATCCTAAGCAACCCGAAAATCCCAAGAGCCCGAAATTTCAACCACCAGTGCCACCACCAGGATATTGCTGTGGAGAATGTTACGAAGGTTATACCGGTGGCCCATGTTATCATTCGCACGGAAGACCTGTCCCTCCACCCCCTAGATATTGTTGTGGACAATGCTATGAAGGCTATATGGGGGGCCCATGTTATCATTCGCCC
Coding sequences:
- the LOC132627896 gene encoding RNA polymerase II degradation factor 1-like; this translates as MGGEKTRKPTIMVLKVDLQCCSCYKKVKTILCKFPQIRDQVYDEKANTVTITVVCCNPEKLRDKLCCKGCGLIKSIEIKEPEKPKQLEKPNEPEKPKEPEKPKEPENPKQPENPKSPKFQPPVPPPGYCCGECYEGYTGGPCYHSHGRPVPPPPRYCCGQCYEGYMGGPCYHSPGRPVPLPSSYCCGECYEGSTGGPCYQSYGRPVPPPPCDDNYGPGPYGYRRGYHVSRCDEYFYEENATGCSIM